The window TGTGGGCTCATCGCGTACTCCGCACCCCGATTCCCGATGAACAGACCTGCGGCGACGGTGGCGATAACGCCGCTGACGTGGAGGTAGTGTTCGGCGAGCAGGAAACTGCCGTACGCGAGGATGAGCGTGAGCACGATTTCGGTCATATGCTCGTCCAGGTTGACCATGATGCGGTAGATGAGATATCCCGCGGCGAGGCCGACGAGCAAGCCCCCGAGGCTGGAGACGACGATCTCGATGCCCGCGTCGGCGATGACGCTCGGCGAGATGAGTTCCGAGAGTTCGGTGTTGTTCTCAACCGAATCTTGTACCAACAAAAACAGCGTCGAGAAGACGACGACGCCGACGCCATCGTTGAGCAGACTCTCGCCCTCAACGAGCACCGCCAGTCGTTCCGGTGCGCCGAGTTCCTCGAACAGCGCGAGCACCGAAACCGGGTCAGTCGGAAGCACCATCGCGGCAAACAGCAGGGAGAGCAAGAGCGGATACCCGAAGGCGTAGCTCCCGACCCATCCCAGGAGTAGAACCGAGACGATCAACCCCGGAACCGCGAGTGCCAACACGGGAACGATGTTCTCGCGGAACCGTTCCAAATCCGTCGTCGCCGCCCCTTCGAACAGGAGCGGTGGGAGGAGCACGAGCAAGATGAGGTCGTGTGAGAGCGTGATATCGATGTTGATGCCGAGGATCGAGACGCCAAGCCCGGCGAGGAGTAAAGCGATAGTGTACGGAAACCGCCCGACTTTTGCGACGAAGACGCCGACGCCGCCCGCGATGATGAACACCGCGAGCAAATCGATAAGACCAGCCTCGATTCCCGATGATGCAGCCATAGCTGGCGGTTGGGGTGGCACGTAATTAAAGATTAAAGCCGCTCCGGGGAGGAATCCGCGGCGACAAGCCGACCGATCGAACGGTTCTTCGACTGAGCCGAGTCTGAAGAATCGTCGTCACTCCGCGAACGTCGAAACGAAAGAATGGGGGACCGATCGAACGATCGGGGGTTTACTGGTACTCCGTGATGGTCAGGTCGTAGCTACCCGATCCACTGTATGAGTCCACGTCGATCTGCAGCGCCGTCGAAGTGTCGGGATTGTCGATGGTGATGGTCTCCTGACTGTTCGTGCTGGTCGAAGCGTAATCGTAGTTGCTCGGACTGGCGACCGTCGTCGTCCCCTCGTTGACGTAGAGGTCGAAGTCAGCACCGGACGGGCCGGACAGTTCGAGTTTGATCTGACTCGGGCTGCTGTACTCCCAGTTCCACGAGTAGTCGTCGTAGTCGGAAGAGCCCGATAGCGAACCGCTAACCGTCTCGGTGAAGGAGTCCCCGCCGCCACCGCCGCTACCGGGTTCGGTGGTGACTGCATTGTAGGCGTTGACTTGACCGGCACCCTGTTTGTCCGACGAGAGGCCGATATCTTTTGCTGTGTCCTTCAAGTGAGTCCGTAGCTCGTTGTTCGTTAGGCTCGACCAGTTAGAGAGCGTTAGACCAGCGACACCGGACGTAACGGGCGTCGCCATCGAGGTACCACTAAATTTTGCGTAGCTGTCGGTCGGAATCGTCGAGAGGACGTCCACGCCTGGTGCGGCGAGGTCAACGTCTCCATACTGGGAGAACGACGCGAGATTCTCGTTGCTGTCCACAGCGGAGATAGCCATACATTCGCTGTAAGCCGCTGGGTACGAGACACTACTACTACCGTCGTTGCCTGCCGCACAGATGACAAGCACTCCGTTGCTGTCTGCGTAGGAAACGGCGTTTTTCATCGTGCTCGTGTACCCACCGCCACCGAGCGACATGTTGATGATGTCCGCGCCTTGGTCCGTTGCCCATTCAACTGCGTCCGCGATGTCGGCCGTGGAACCGCTTCCGCTCTCATCGAGCGCGCGGCCGTTGATCAGCGACGAATTACCCTGTCCGGCGACGCCGGTACCGTTGTCGATGACGGCCGCGGCACAGCCGGATACGTGCGTCGCGTGCTGCTCGTTTGCAGGATCATCCGGATACGGGTCGGAGTCGCTGTCAGCGAAGTCGTAGCCGGGATTGGATTTGTAGTTCGCGGCGAGGTCAGGGTGATCGTACTGTGCACCTGTGTCGACGACGGCGATAGTCACGTCGGAAGAATCAGTTCCAGCGACGTCCCATGCGCTGTCGGATTCGACCTGTTGTGGCGCGTACTGGTCGCCGAACTGTGGGTCGTTCGGCGTCAGTTGCGTCGAAAGGGTCTCGTTTTTCTCGGCGTACTTGATACCGTCTCGCTTTTTGATCGCATTGATAAAGTTCTCGCGGGCGGTCTCGTTACCGGGAACTTTCACTGCGACGTATCGAAGCTTCTCGTTTTTGTGAACGATTTCGGCGTTGCCCGTGGTGTACTTGGCAACCTTCTGTTCGATGTCCCCTTCTCCGGCAGAGATACCGACCAGCACTTCGTCCTTCTTTGGTCCTGGTTCACGGCCGGGCGTCGCTGCAGTAACTCCACCAAGAGCTGCAGACGCGCCGATAGCGCCGGTCGTTTTCAGGAATGTCCGCCTGTCAAATCGCGATGTGTTGTCGTCTGCCATACAGCACGCTAACAAACCTCTCTCCTCTATTTAAATTTTATTCATTCGTACGCATGAAATCTGTACTAGAGTACAAATAAATAAAACAGAAATTCATAAGCACCAATTATTCGTTCGGTTTAACAACTGTCTGAATTATATACAATATTTCAACAAAGCTGAACGAGAGAGGAAGGAGGCGAGAAGCAGAATCGCCACGGCTATGTCTCGGTGTCGTCTATCACAGCACATGACTGGCGGCTTGCGGTCGGTGCTTGGCGGAAAGGGTGACGACGACAGTCAAACGGTCGCACTCTTCGTCGATGGTCCGAACGTTCTTCGCGATCAGTTCGATGTCGATTTGGACGACGTTCGAACGGCAGGGAGAAACCTCGGCCAACTCGTCGTCTCCCGACTTTATCTCGACGAGCACGCCACACCGGGATTGATTCAGGCGGCAGAAGCGCGCGGGTTCGAAGTCGTAATAACGAGCGGAGATGTGGACGTCAAACTCGCCATCGACGCGACGGAACTCGCACTCGACGAGCGAGTGGATGCACTCGCCATCGCCTCACGGGATACGGATTTCAAACCGGTGTTGGAGAAGGCGGCTCGCAACGGAATTCGAACGGTCGCTATCGCACCCGGCGAGTACGGGCGCTCGGACGCGCTTCAAAACGCCGCGCACGATGCGTTCGTCATCGAAGAAAAGTAGGCGTTTTTTCCCTCGGGGTGCGACCGACACGTATGAACGACCTCGGCACACCCGTCCTCGACAATCACTTGCATCTGGACCCCGACCACGGACGAGGTATCGAAGCGGTCAAAGACTTCGTCCGAAGCGGTGGGACACATCTATTCGTCGTCAACAAACCCTCGTGGTTGCTCGGCGTCGAAGCCGAGTCGGGCGGCGATTTTCGTGAGGTGTTCGAGACGACGATTGACGTCGTCGCCCGCGCGAACGAAGTACTTCCAGGACGGGCATGGCCCGTCCTCGGCGTTCATCCTGGTCTCGTTTCGAAGCTGGTTGACGATCGGGGGTACGCGCCCGCGGATGCGCGCGACCTGATGCAAGCGGGCCTCGAAGTCGCGAGCGAATACGCCGCGGAAGGCTCGGCCATCGCACTGAAATCCGGACGACCACATTACGACGTGAGCGACGACGTGTGGGACGCCTCGAACGCGGTTCTCCGACGTGCACTGGAGTTGGGGGCCGAAACGGGATGTGCGGTGCAGTTACACACCGAAGGAACCGACGACCTCACCGACGTCGCCGAATGGGCCGAGTCGGCCGGGCTC of the Haladaptatus caseinilyticus genome contains:
- a CDS encoding S8 family serine peptidase, whose translation is MADDNTSRFDRRTFLKTTGAIGASAALGGVTAATPGREPGPKKDEVLVGISAGEGDIEQKVAKYTTGNAEIVHKNEKLRYVAVKVPGNETARENFINAIKKRDGIKYAEKNETLSTQLTPNDPQFGDQYAPQQVESDSAWDVAGTDSSDVTIAVVDTGAQYDHPDLAANYKSNPGYDFADSDSDPYPDDPANEQHATHVSGCAAAVIDNGTGVAGQGNSSLINGRALDESGSGSTADIADAVEWATDQGADIINMSLGGGGYTSTMKNAVSYADSNGVLVICAAGNDGSSSVSYPAAYSECMAISAVDSNENLASFSQYGDVDLAAPGVDVLSTIPTDSYAKFSGTSMATPVTSGVAGLTLSNWSSLTNNELRTHLKDTAKDIGLSSDKQGAGQVNAYNAVTTEPGSGGGGGDSFTETVSGSLSGSSDYDDYSWNWEYSSPSQIKLELSGPSGADFDLYVNEGTTTVASPSNYDYASTSTNSQETITIDNPDTSTALQIDVDSYSGSGSYDLTITEYQ
- a CDS encoding NYN domain-containing protein → MTGGLRSVLGGKGDDDSQTVALFVDGPNVLRDQFDVDLDDVRTAGRNLGQLVVSRLYLDEHATPGLIQAAEARGFEVVITSGDVDVKLAIDATELALDERVDALAIASRDTDFKPVLEKAARNGIRTVAIAPGEYGRSDALQNAAHDAFVIEEK
- a CDS encoding TatD family hydrolase, yielding MNDLGTPVLDNHLHLDPDHGRGIEAVKDFVRSGGTHLFVVNKPSWLLGVEAESGGDFREVFETTIDVVARANEVLPGRAWPVLGVHPGLVSKLVDDRGYAPADARDLMQAGLEVASEYAAEGSAIALKSGRPHYDVSDDVWDASNAVLRRALELGAETGCAVQLHTEGTDDLTDVAEWAESAGLAPERVVKHYAGGKLAGVTPSVMSEKERLEVAIERGEPFLMETDFVDDPNRPGAVMGPKTVPRRVSWMQEQGHDEGIRTAHITTPEMVYGVNTVETLSR